CAGCTTGCTGCCATCATTGGAAAAACACTTCTGATAGAAGTAGTTGCGGTGGCAGATAACATCGGGAGGAGTGAGACGCACCACTTCGGTGCCGGTGACTGAATCCTGGTAAGTATGGAACGAAAAAGAAAGCTTTTTACCTTTGGCCATCCGTAAATCCTTAGCGCTTATCGTGAAAAATCAGACGCCGCCAGGTGAAAGATTACCCGTCATCCCGGCCAATCGCCTTGTTATACCGGTATTGTAGAAACAACGTTTCATTTTTCCGTGATCGTGGTTTTATTTTATAAAACATTCTTTCATTTTTCACTGACTGTTTGCGCTGACGCAAGATTATTTTGCCTGATATTGATCCAGATTCGGCAATAAGCAGCCAGACCAAACGTCAGAAAAAACAAAGGCCCCGAAGGGCCTTTGCGAATAGGACAACCACAGCGATTATTTGAGGTACTCGCCTGCACGCAACGCTTCGATACGTTTGTCCAGCGGCGGGTGCGACATAAACAACTCGCTGAGGGACTTGGATTTGCCATTGATGCAGAATGCCATCATGCTGCTCGCTTCCTGCGGCTCATAGCTGGTTTTCAGCCGCTGCAATGCAGCAATCATCTTCTCACGCCCGACCAGTTTCGCTGAACCGGCATCGGCATGGAACTCACGGTAACGGGAGAACCACATGGTAATGATGCTGGCCAGAATACCGAACACCAGTTCCAGCACCATGGAAACCGCCATGTAAACCAACGGGTTGCCATTACTGCTCTCTTCGCTGTCGTCGCGATTGCCGGAAAGAAAACCGGTAACGATTTGCGCGATGATGCGGGAAATAAAGATCACGAACGTGTTCACAACACCTTGCACCAGCGTCATCGTGACCATGTCGCCGTTAGCAATGTGGCTGATTTCGTGAGCGATAACCGCTTCGGCTTCATCACGGCTCATGTTCTGCAACAGCCCGGTGCTTACCGCCACCAGCGAACTGTCGCGGCGAGCGCCGGTCGCGAACGCATTAATATCGGGCGCATGGTAGATGGCGACCTGCGGCATGGCGATGCCCACCTGCCGAGACTGAGCGCGCACCGTGTCCAGCAGCCAGCGCTCGGTTTCGTCACGCGGTTGTTCGATCACCTCGCCGCCAACGGATCGCAACGCCATCCATTTGGACATCAGCAGCGAAATAATCGACCCGCCGAAACCGAA
The DNA window shown above is from Dickeya dadantii NCPPB 898 and carries:
- the htpX gene encoding protease HtpX, with the protein product MMRIALFLLTNLAVMVVFGLVLSLTGVQHNSMAGLIIMAGLFGFGGSIISLLMSKWMALRSVGGEVIEQPRDETERWLLDTVRAQSRQVGIAMPQVAIYHAPDINAFATGARRDSSLVAVSTGLLQNMSRDEAEAVIAHEISHIANGDMVTMTLVQGVVNTFVIFISRIIAQIVTGFLSGNRDDSEESSNGNPLVYMAVSMVLELVFGILASIITMWFSRYREFHADAGSAKLVGREKMIAALQRLKTSYEPQEASSMMAFCINGKSKSLSELFMSHPPLDKRIEALRAGEYLK